From the genome of Setaria viridis chromosome 1, Setaria_viridis_v4.0, whole genome shotgun sequence:
acggaaagaagaagaagaagcgcatGCTCCTCTTTTTTTTACAACCATCAGTCCATCACGATTCACGACAGCTACTTTGGTGGCCAGACGTGAGGACAAAGGCTTCAAGACATGAAGGGTGAGCAGTAACATGTGGTCAAGACGTTTTTAGCCATACAGTACCCATGCCATGCTCGTTCACGGCGTAGACGTCACATGATTGGAGTCTCGCGCGTACTGTTAACCGAACAAAACAGTCGTCAAAGCTCCCCCAAAGATTTGGTGCAGTACATCTGCGTCGGCTGCCTGGCGCCACTTCAATAATTTTCGAataattttgctttgcttcaAAAGATAAATTTTGCATCCCGCACTCCACAATCCACATACAATTAAAATACTCTTACTGGTAAAGGTAAAACGAACCCCGTGGCTTGTAACTCAGAGTTACGGGAGATATACTAGTAAAGCGTAGGTAGGAAAAAAACTAAAAGCTAGGAGCAGATTGAAAAcgacggagagagagagagagaggagacacTTTTTTAAACCTTTTTTATGTTGCACGCATCCAGGGACGATTGCAGTAGAGAGAGAAGAGGCCACAGACTCGCAGAGCAAgcaaggagagagagggagaccATAGCATAGCagcttgcagcagcagcaggaggggaggggaggagagagagagagagaacagagCAGAGGCACAAGGCAGGCAAGGGCACGCGGTGCTCCTGCTTGCCCCCACCCTCCTCCCTGCTCTATACTCTCGCACGCCCCCCGTCCCCCACCCCATCAGAAGCGCCGCGCCAAGAACTCCTCCTAGCCATAAGCCATCCCGGGTTGCGCTGCGCTGCTCCCCAGATCTCGCCGCCAGATTATGTGGGATTAGGTAGATGAGGGCGGCGCTGTTCGGTGCCGAGCGGAGCGGGGCAGCagacctcgtcggcggcgggaAGGTGCTGTTTTGGCCGGAGGGGAAGGCGAGAGCGCTGGTGGAGCCGAGATCCGTGCTGGACTGCACGCTGAGCCACAGCCCCAACAACTCCAAATCGACGCTGTCGTCGtccctgggcggcggcgccgcggactCGACCGGCGTGGCGGCGGTTTCGGACAgcagcgcctccgccgccaccgaagCCACCAAATGGGGATCCCCTggtgagcacggcggcggcgggaaggaggACTGGGCCGGCGGCTGCGAGCTGCCGCCGATCCCCGCCGGCCTCGACATggggctcgtcggcggcgacaaCTGGGACGCCGTGCtcggcaacgccgccgccgcggggcaggACCAGACCTTCCTGAACTGGATCATTGGGGCCGCCGGCGACCTGGATCAGCCGGGGCCGCCGCTTCCCGTGCACCAGCAGCCGCTCCTTGACAATGCGGGGTTCGGGTTCCCGGCCGCGGACCCCCCGGGCTTCTCGCTCGATCCCCACCTCGGCGGCGTCGCCTCCGACATGTCGTCCCCGGGTGCGGTGTCGCACACTACCAACAGCGGCGGGGGCAGCAAGGCGTCCTCAGCCTTCGGCCTCTTCTCTACGGAGTCCGCCTCCCTCcagccgcccccgcctccggtGCTGTTCCACGAAGGTATCGACACAAAGCCCCCTCTTCTCGGTGCGCAGCcgcccggccccctcctccaccagttccagcaccagccgccgcccaccacaaCTTTCTTCATGCCACTCCCGTCCTTCCCCAATCACAACCAGCAGTCCCCACTCCTCCAGCCACCGCCCAAACGCCATCAATCCATGGGGGACGACCTCTATCTCGCCAGAAaccgggcggccgcggcggcgcagggtcTCCCCTTTCCACCACTGCATGGCCCTGCTCCATTCCAGCTCCAgccttcgccgccaccgccccacgGGGCGATGAAGACGACGGCTGCggaggcggcgcagcagcagttGCTGGACGAGCTGGCCGCGGCGGCAAAGGCCGCCGAAGCCGGCAATTCCGTTGGCGCGCGAGAGATATTGGCGCGGCTCAATCACCAGCTTCCCCCGCTCGGGAAGCCGTtcctccgctccgcctcctACCTCAAGGAggccctcctcctcgcgctcgccgaAGGCCACCACGGCGCCTGCCGCCTCACATCACCACTCGATGTTGCCCTCAAGCTAGCGGCATACAAGTCTTTCTCTGACCTCTCGCCCGTGCTCCAGTTCACCAACTTCACCGCAACGCAGGCGCTTCTTGACGAAATTGCCGGCAGCACAGCTGCCTGCATCCATGTCATTGATTTTGATCTCGGTGTTGGAGGCCAGTGGGCTTCCTTCTTGCAGGAGCTTGCACACCGCCGCGGCGCAGGTGGTGCAGCTCTGCCGTTCGTTAAGCTCACTGCCTTTGTATCAACTGCTTCGCACCATCCACTGGAGCTGCGTCTTACCCGGGATAACATCGCACAGTTTGCTGCAGACCTTGGAATCCCCTTTGAGTTCAATGCTGTCAGTGCTGATACGATCAATCCTGCGGAGCTCATTTCTACCACAGGCGATGAAGTTGTAGCTGTTGTCCTCCCTGTTGGTTGCTCTGCTCGTGCACCACCGTTGCCAGCGATCCTTCGGTTGGTGAAACAGCTAGGTCCTAAGATTGTGATTGCCATAGACCATGGCGGCGATCGTGCTGACCTTCCATTCTCGCAGCACTTCTTGAATTGCTTTCAGTCTTGTGTGTTCCTCCTTGATTCACTTGATGCTGCCGGCATTGATCCTGATTCTGCTTTCAAGATCGAGAAGTTTCTGATTCAGCCAAGAATTGAGGACATGGTGCTTGGGCGGGGCAAGGCGGACAAGCCAATGGCATGGAGGAGTGCATTTGCAGCTGGTGGGTTTGCGCCTGTTCCTCCCAGCAACCTGGCGGACGCACAGGCTGACTGCCTCCTGAAGCGGGTGCAGGTCCGTGGCTTCCATGTGGAGAAATGTGGGGTTGGGCTCACACTCTATTGGCAGCGCGGCGAACTTGTCACCGTATCAGCATGGCGGTGCTGATCAGCAATCCGCGCCCGTGCTCACCGACGTTTCACCATTCGCTGGCATCTTCAACTCCAGTAATGTGTATTTTGTCTTGCAATTAATTGTTGCAAAGAAAACTAATATCTTGGTGTTGAACACTTCATGTTGATTCTCTTTGCAGCTTATTAGCTAGAACTAGTGGGTTTAGCGATGTTGGTGCCAGTGTCTCTAGTGTAATGATGTTGCTCTAGGTTTTTACCGTGCTTGCTCTCTGCTCACTTCAGGCATTCTCATGTCATTTGAAACACTGCTTGTGAGGAGAGGGTATAATTAACCTATCAAATGTGTCTGTGGTACAGGATTAATATGTGTTTCCTATTTCTTTATATTGGTTTCTTGTTCTTATAGTATTTTCGTTATGCAGTTCGATTGTCATGGACCAACTTTTAATGCATCATGCTATCTTATCAGCAATTTACTTCAAACTTCTGCTGTCATCCATCGTCACAATACCAAAATGTGGGTCTGACTGACATTAGACTGAAGCATTACAAAACAGTATTGTTAACCAGATGTATTAGAAACAATAGAACTAAATTTATGTTTAAAGAAGGGAATTATAGATTGTCTTAAATTTTCATTTGCTCTGCATTTCTATTTGAGTTGTATTTCGTGACCATGCAGTTTGTCGGCACTTAATATGGAATTTAGAGGGTTTATTTGAGGATCAGCTATGGACCCCATGTTGATTTTATCTTGGAATTTAGCTTTCTATAGTAGGAATTTCATGTGAACCGTAAGACCAGACTTGTCAAATGGTGAGTGCTGATCATTCGACATGGTTTTGAGAAAGCTGATCGGGAATGCAAATATGGTATTCAAGGTGTTCCTTAAAcacaaaacaaaaagaaatgaaTCATATGCAAGAATGTAAGTTGCTGCTTGTTTTGCTAATGTGCCAAACGTAGACAGCAAGCAACACAAGCGATTCACACCTCACGAACCGTTCTGTTATATTTCCGCAATAGACTTGATGCCAGTAGAGTAGTGGATTAGTAGAGCATAGCAAGCACAAAAGACAACCACATACGTTTTATTCATGAGGGAAGGGTCAGATTTCACTTGTCACTTTGTAGAACCCGCAGCACAAGAAGGTTTTCTCAGTGAAAGCGCTTAGGTCAGCTTGTTGGTTTCCTTGTTTGTGGCCCTTGGCGTATCTTGTTTGCAATGAAGATTTGGTGTACTCAACTCGATTGTGGGAATGTATTGACTGCTCTTGAACCAAAACTCAAAtaagtactactccctccgtttcaaattggattttctagatatatagctttTGCTCTGCACCACGATAtgtattatgtctagatacgtagcaaaagctatgtatctagaaaagctatttgctatgtatctagaaaatctaaaatgaGCATCTAAAATGAGCAGTAATttagaacgaagggagtacaaGGCATGCCTTTAGCGTTTACTGGGCGGTGGGCacaataagggggtgtttggatacacctttAGCAcatgttacatcggatgttcggatactaattaggagtattaaacatatgttaattacaaaactaattgcacagatggagtctaattcgcgagacgaatctattaagtctaattagtccatgatttgacaacgtggtgctacagtaactatttgctaatgatggattaattaggcttaatagattcatctcgcgaattagcacaggattctgcaattagttttataattagttcatactTAAtcattctaattagcatccgaacatccgatgtgacactgctaaagtttagagcCGGCATCCGGacatgttttcttttttggctTTTGGTACTCTTGGAGACATCTGAGTTCTTTTTTATTCTCATCTACTGCTTGCAAGATATATATAAGTCTGTACCAGTGCCATCATGTGATATGTCCTACCTCTGATTAGAAAATATTTCACAACTATTTTATCTTACCTGCTACTGGCTGATTAGAAATACCGGGGAAAAGAATTCTGAAAGGCCCGGACAAGAAAACCGGCACGATTATTTCAGGTCCAGTTTCATCTCCTGCTTATCGCTCACATGGCCGTGTCCCCTCCTGGCTCCTGCCTCCCTACACTGTTTCACATTCTTGCCTTCATGTTCATGATCGCCTGCCATGCGTTTGCCTTGGCTTCCATCCGCTTACCTTATAAAAAACTTCTCAGCTGTACTGGTGGTACCAGTTGAGAAGATGGTTTTTCTCGAACAAATCTAGGATTTGAAAAGCTTGGAAACTGGAGTACTACTACATGTTACATGCATGACAGCAGGGGAGTACATGGTGAGCTAACATTTTTCTTCTCCCTGGCAGGATCCTTTGCGCTAGAGAAAGTTCACGGTTTGCTTGGGTGGGTTTAGAGGTCGGTCGGATTGGAAGTTTGGAACACGTGAATTTGCCGCTTACATTACATATAGAAAaaaacatttaaaaaaaaaccaacaTCAAACACACGATTTTACATTTTTCGTATAGAAAATCATTcacaaacagaaaaaaaaagtccgATAGAGTCTTATAAGAGTTATACTGTACTTACACTTCATGTAACATGTGTAACCGCATCACGAGTTGCCGCGATTGTTTTTCGTTCTCGTTTGACAGTCTCGTTAGCAGTGTGAGATGTACACAGAGACGACGATGCAGAGGATCTGGGAGAGGCTCGCTGCAACGCTCCTACACGAGAACGTGCCCTTGATCATGAAGCTGACAGCTACCATTTTCTTAAGCCCCGGGGAGGCGACGACAGGCTACGCATTTGTTTATTTCGCCATGTCCCTACCCTCTACCACCCCATGTGTCCTCTCCTCGCGCGCCGctgcattgcatgcatgcacaaacGCCAAGTGCCACTCTGGAGGCCTTTTCGCTAATCCAAGGAGCTTAGCACAGCGACGATCCATTCTTTTCAAGCTAATGTacttttgcttgcttgctagtAGAATGCTAGTACACTAGTACAGTATGACCCGCCGCTCTCGTCCAGCAACCATCTCGCATCGGTTTC
Proteins encoded in this window:
- the LOC117865706 gene encoding uncharacterized protein; the encoded protein is MRAALFGAERSGAADLVGGGKVLFWPEGKARALVEPRSVLDCTLSHSPNNSKSTLSSSLGGGAADSTGVAAVSDSSASAATEATKWGSPGEHGGGGKEDWAGGCELPPIPAGLDMGLVGGDNWDAVLGNAAAAGQDQTFLNWIIGAAGDLDQPGPPLPVHQQPLLDNAGFGFPAADPPGFSLDPHLGGVASDMSSPGAVSHTTNSGGGSKASSAFGLFSTESASLQPPPPPVLFHEGIDTKPPLLGAQPPGPLLHQFQHQPPPTTTFFMPLPSFPNHNQQSPLLQPPPKRHQSMGDDLYLARNRAAAAAQGLPFPPLHGPAPFQLQPSPPPPHGAMKTTAAEAAQQQLLDELAAAAKAAEAGNSVGAREILARLNHQLPPLGKPFLRSASYLKEALLLALAEGHHGACRLTSPLDVALKLAAYKSFSDLSPVLQFTNFTATQALLDEIAGSTAACIHVIDFDLGVGGQWASFLQELAHRRGAGGAALPFVKLTAFVSTASHHPLELRLTRDNIAQFAADLGIPFEFNAVSADTINPAELISTTGDEVVAVVLPVGCSARAPPLPAILRLVKQLGPKIVIAIDHGGDRADLPFSQHFLNCFQSCVFLLDSLDAAGIDPDSAFKIEKFLIQPRIEDMVLGRGKADKPMAWRSAFAAGGFAPVPPSNLADAQADCLLKRVQVRGFHVEKCGVGLTLYWQRGELVTVSAWRC